Proteins from one Candidatus Polarisedimenticolia bacterium genomic window:
- a CDS encoding DUF92 domain-containing protein, with protein sequence MTGRGISEDLRKSIHILMVGFAFLLKHLPWWGAALLAAAAVASNATWIPRLRGGALMREGEERSILQSGVWLYSVAVLALILVFPHRLEIVACAWGILALGDGFATLVGRRLPHPALLWNRRKSWSGFMSFCVAGTLGGAALLRYVSGGGFGGWDRTLLIAAVATAACAVVESLSLKLNDNLSVPFLAAGIVVTLDWVRPEVWSANRGVLQRNLLLGLAVVGAFALAARAARTVSWSGVAGGILVGLPIATFGGLPAFWVLVEFFILGSAATRVGWSRKEQRGIAQEGEGARGALHALANVSVPAYLAFLSGSVDEPMASALRLAFVASLATAACDTLGSEIGQLSRSKPFLITRLRRVAAGTPGAVSLLGTAAGICGAALVGAAAALLQIIPWSWIPIVTAAALLGAVLESVLGATAEPADLIDSETMNFLNTLAGALAAVALLPLAGALS encoded by the coding sequence ATGACGGGACGGGGTATCTCGGAAGATCTTCGGAAGTCGATTCACATCCTGATGGTCGGCTTCGCGTTTCTTCTGAAGCATCTTCCCTGGTGGGGGGCCGCGCTGCTGGCGGCCGCCGCGGTGGCTTCAAATGCCACCTGGATCCCCCGGCTGCGCGGTGGAGCGCTCATGCGGGAGGGAGAGGAGCGATCGATCCTGCAGTCGGGGGTATGGCTCTATTCCGTCGCGGTGCTGGCTCTCATCCTCGTCTTCCCGCATCGACTGGAGATCGTCGCCTGCGCCTGGGGCATCCTCGCCCTCGGGGACGGCTTCGCCACTCTGGTAGGGCGCAGGCTGCCGCATCCGGCCCTGCTCTGGAACCGGCGCAAATCGTGGTCGGGGTTCATGTCCTTCTGTGTCGCCGGGACGCTGGGCGGCGCGGCGCTGCTGCGCTATGTGTCGGGGGGGGGCTTCGGAGGGTGGGATCGGACGCTGCTCATCGCGGCGGTCGCCACGGCGGCGTGCGCCGTGGTGGAGAGCCTTTCCCTGAAGCTGAACGACAATCTTTCGGTTCCATTTCTGGCGGCGGGAATCGTGGTGACGCTCGATTGGGTGAGGCCGGAGGTCTGGTCGGCGAACCGGGGAGTCCTGCAGCGCAATCTCCTCCTTGGACTGGCGGTGGTCGGGGCCTTCGCGCTGGCCGCGCGCGCGGCCCGGACCGTCTCCTGGTCGGGCGTGGCGGGAGGCATCCTGGTGGGTCTCCCGATCGCGACGTTCGGAGGGTTGCCGGCCTTCTGGGTCCTGGTCGAATTCTTCATTTTGGGGAGCGCTGCGACGCGGGTCGGCTGGAGCCGCAAGGAGCAGCGCGGAATCGCCCAGGAAGGGGAGGGGGCGCGCGGCGCGCTGCACGCGCTGGCCAACGTGTCGGTGCCGGCCTACCTCGCCTTTCTCTCCGGCTCGGTCGATGAGCCGATGGCCTCGGCCCTGCGGCTCGCTTTCGTGGCCTCGCTGGCCACGGCCGCCTGCGACACGCTGGGATCGGAAATCGGCCAGCTCAGCCGGAGCAAGCCGTTTCTCATCACCCGCCTGCGCCGTGTCGCGGCGGGGACTCCCGGGGCGGTCTCGCTGCTGGGGACGGCCGCCGGAATCTGCGGTGCGGCGCTGGTGGGGGCCGCCGCCGCATTGCTGCAGATCATTCCCTGGAGCTGGATTCCCATCGTGACCGCCGCGGCCCTGCTCGGAGCGGTGCTGGAATCTGTGCTCGGCGCCACGGCCGAACCTGCCGACCTGATCGACAGCGAGACCATGAATTTTCTCAACACTCTGGCCGGGGCACTGGCCGCCGTGGCATTACTCCCTCTCGCAGGGGCCCTCTCTTGA
- a CDS encoding UbiA family prenyltransferase: MKPTQTLGEPRSSDLGIVPARWRVLLSFTRPFTLLPPLLGVVSGAITAYGSAHNPDPLRRVDLSLLATVGLGSLCAAFLNAASNGINQVYDLEIDRKNKPGRPLVSGALGLREGKRFSALLYVLAIMPTWLVMTYPHTRWSERVFAPPRAHECFWIFVAGLLFTLIYSVPSFGRTKRNGFWANLTIAIPRGCLLKVAGWSMVASVAHPEPWYIGSVFFLFLLGASTTKDFSDMEGDAAHGCITLPIRYGVRRAAWMITPFFIFPWLLLPLGAHLPDPVHAGGRLLSGNPTILTAVGLLLTLWGCLTSYLVIRRPEELATTENHPSWTHMYLMMMLAQVGFAVAYLF, translated from the coding sequence TTGAAGCCGACGCAGACCTTGGGCGAGCCGCGGAGCAGCGATCTGGGAATCGTTCCGGCGCGCTGGCGTGTCCTCCTGTCCTTTACGCGCCCCTTCACCCTCCTGCCGCCGCTGCTGGGCGTCGTCTCAGGCGCGATCACCGCTTACGGGTCGGCCCACAATCCCGATCCGCTGCGCCGGGTGGACCTCAGCCTGCTGGCCACCGTGGGGCTCGGGTCGCTGTGCGCGGCGTTCCTGAACGCGGCTTCCAACGGGATCAACCAGGTCTACGACCTCGAGATCGATCGGAAGAACAAGCCCGGCAGGCCGCTGGTTTCCGGCGCTTTGGGGCTGCGCGAGGGGAAGCGCTTCTCGGCGCTCCTCTACGTGCTGGCCATCATGCCGACCTGGCTCGTCATGACCTATCCGCATACCCGATGGTCGGAGCGGGTGTTCGCGCCGCCGCGCGCGCACGAATGCTTCTGGATTTTCGTGGCGGGACTTCTGTTCACGCTGATCTATTCCGTGCCTTCCTTCGGCAGGACCAAGCGCAACGGCTTCTGGGCCAATCTCACCATCGCCATTCCCCGCGGCTGCCTGCTGAAGGTCGCCGGCTGGTCCATGGTCGCGAGTGTCGCACATCCCGAGCCCTGGTACATCGGCAGCGTCTTCTTCCTGTTCCTCCTGGGAGCCAGCACCACCAAGGACTTCTCCGACATGGAAGGCGACGCGGCGCACGGCTGCATCACGCTGCCGATTCGCTACGGTGTCCGGCGGGCAGCCTGGATGATCACTCCGTTCTTCATCTTTCCATGGCTGCTCCTGCCCCTTGGAGCCCATCTGCCCGATCCGGTGCACGCCGGCGGCAGGCTGCTTTCGGGAAACCCCACGATCCTCACCGCGGTGGGTCTGCTGCTGACGCTGTGGGGATGCCTCACCTCCTACCTGGTCATCCGGCGGCCGGAGGAGCTGGCGACGACGGAGAACCATCCTTCCTGGACCCACATGTACCTGATGATGATGCTTGCCCAGGTGGGATTTGCCGTCGCCTACCTGTTCTGA
- a CDS encoding ectonucleotide pyrophosphatase/phosphodiesterase, with protein sequence MAALCVLLSAARPAPPADSILVLISIDGMRYDYPERARAGTFSNLAAGGVRARRLIPPFPASTFPSHATLATGCYPERHGILNNRFLDRDRGEFDRSEDPGWLECEPLWVTAEKQGIRSAVLNWIGSYGAWRGTAASLHASGYQSLTDRESVRRILAWLDLPPRDRPGMILAYFTGVDHAGHAEGPDSPEVDRRVLSVDRTLKLLLTESARRGLSERLNLMVVADHGMAAIVGRVDPGSALARAGIRHRLLPSGGTANLYLGRAGDRSKAQALLGRLTHLEVYPGPELPRDLRYGFPSRTGDLVLLTSPGYEIGREREETSRGMHGFRGTEPSMAGIFYARGPAFVAGSEIDRLEAVDVAPLACAVLGIPASPDTQGRVPAGILRNFHRPVRKAPRPSGARP encoded by the coding sequence ATGGCGGCGCTCTGCGTCCTGCTGTCGGCCGCACGTCCGGCGCCTCCGGCCGATTCAATCCTGGTGCTGATTTCGATCGACGGAATGCGCTATGACTATCCCGAGCGCGCCCGGGCCGGGACCTTTTCGAACCTCGCCGCGGGAGGCGTGCGGGCGCGCCGTCTGATTCCCCCGTTCCCGGCCTCCACGTTCCCATCCCATGCGACGCTGGCTACCGGCTGCTATCCGGAGCGCCACGGCATCCTCAACAATCGCTTCCTGGACCGGGACCGCGGCGAGTTCGATCGATCGGAGGATCCCGGATGGCTGGAATGCGAGCCGCTCTGGGTGACCGCCGAGAAGCAGGGAATCCGCAGTGCCGTGCTGAACTGGATCGGCTCATACGGAGCGTGGCGGGGCACGGCGGCGTCGCTGCACGCGTCCGGATACCAATCCCTGACCGATCGTGAATCGGTCCGGCGCATCCTGGCGTGGCTGGATCTTCCGCCCCGCGACCGCCCGGGAATGATCCTGGCCTATTTCACCGGAGTCGATCATGCCGGCCACGCCGAAGGTCCGGATTCGCCGGAAGTGGACCGCCGGGTGCTTTCGGTGGACCGCACCTTGAAGCTCCTCCTGACAGAAAGCGCCAGGCGCGGGCTCTCGGAGCGGCTCAACCTCATGGTTGTTGCCGATCATGGCATGGCTGCAATCGTCGGCAGGGTCGATCCCGGATCGGCTCTGGCGCGGGCCGGGATCCGGCATCGCCTTCTCCCTTCGGGCGGAACGGCGAATCTCTATCTCGGGCGCGCCGGCGACCGGAGCAAGGCGCAGGCGCTGCTGGGTCGCCTGACGCACCTCGAGGTTTACCCGGGACCGGAATTGCCCAGAGACCTGCGCTACGGCTTTCCTTCCCGGACGGGGGATCTGGTGCTGCTAACCTCGCCCGGTTACGAAATCGGGCGGGAAAGGGAGGAGACCTCGAGGGGAATGCACGGCTTCCGTGGTACCGAGCCTTCGATGGCCGGCATTTTCTATGCTCGTGGTCCGGCATTCGTCGCGGGAAGTGAAATCGATCGGCTGGAGGCGGTGGATGTGGCGCCGCTGGCCTGTGCCGTGCTCGGGATACCGGCTTCTCCCGACACGCAGGGACGCGTTCCCGCAGGGATCCTCAGGAACTTTCACCGTCCGGTCCGAAAGGCTCCCCGACCGTCTGGCGCGCGACCCTGA
- a CDS encoding nucleotide exchange factor GrpE: MAERPKQSPDSDSVPIRVTDRRPRFDRPEPGDEDPPPTDRKPSMLRELEGRAEAAESKLAEALDLLRRREKEADDFRARLRKEMERRTRSELESRLRDFLEVGDSLDRAVFSAELEGSSSPLRDGLLKIREQYLAILARQGVQPMEMAGTRFDPERAEAVAVTPAEGPDDHDMILEEIRRGYTIDGAILRPAQVRVARQTVGEPFGPDGESS; the protein is encoded by the coding sequence ACAGAGTCCCGATTCCGATTCGGTCCCGATTCGGGTCACCGATCGCCGCCCGCGGTTCGATCGCCCGGAACCGGGAGATGAAGATCCCCCTCCCACCGACCGCAAGCCTTCGATGCTCCGCGAGCTGGAAGGTCGCGCCGAGGCTGCGGAGTCGAAGCTGGCCGAGGCGCTGGACCTCCTGCGGCGCCGCGAGAAGGAGGCCGACGATTTCCGGGCGCGCCTGCGCAAGGAGATGGAAAGGCGCACCCGCTCCGAGCTGGAGAGTCGGCTCCGCGATTTTCTCGAGGTGGGCGACAGCCTGGATCGGGCTGTCTTTTCCGCCGAGCTCGAGGGTTCCTCCTCCCCCTTGCGGGACGGACTGCTCAAGATTCGCGAGCAGTATCTGGCTATTTTGGCGCGACAGGGAGTCCAGCCCATGGAAATGGCCGGGACCCGCTTCGACCCCGAGCGCGCCGAGGCGGTGGCGGTGACCCCTGCGGAAGGACCCGACGATCACGACATGATTCTCGAGGAAATCCGGAGGGGCTATACGATCGACGGGGCGATCCTGCGACCTGCCCAGGTCAGGGTCGCGCGCCAGACGGTCGGGGAGCCTTTCGGACCGGACGGTGAAAGTTCCTGA